In the genome of Etheostoma cragini isolate CJK2018 chromosome 5, CSU_Ecrag_1.0, whole genome shotgun sequence, the window GCTACGTGCAAACCATTTGTCGGCTCTGAACAGTCTCGGCAATGGCTTGCCTCCTCCCCTGCAGTACCTCGGCCTCGGGTCAAACAGTCTCGGTTACTCTGACGATGTCTGTTATCTTACAGGAAGACACTGGTtagttctcacacacacacacacacacacacacacacacacacacacacacaccaaacttgCTGATTTTTTAAGGGGTAATCAGGTCAAACAAGAACAAAGGAGTAGGattgtgtacttttttattatttgtaagGTAAGACAATTACATCATGTCGTGACTGATTTCACACATACTGATTTGATGGCAGTGTGACACCTGCTGAGGCAACACTGGTAGTTTTTCTGCCAAAGTGGTTCAGCTGGTGATGATGACAGCGATGACAACAGTTGATGCTGTCAGATAGAAACTCGTTTGAGCTCACCCAAAATAATCACATCTAACTGTGATTTCAGTGGAAGCAAGGAGTTCATACTTTTACAAAGTACCATTTTATCAACAAATATCAAAGTTAAATATTATGTTAAAGCTTGGAGGAACctttggactttttttgttttcagtgagGACAAAATGACTTGTGTTCCCTAAAGAATTTTAGTAGAAAAAGATCACAAAAAGATATGACCAGTTGAATCaataaaaaattggaaaaaatccAAATTAATAGAAACTTTAACCGAAATTTGGGGTGTGCTTTGACTCAGGATCTTAGTATTTCTATACATCCATTAACAGAAGACTggcctgaaaacacacagtttgtgtgtgaatggtgttTTTTAGCTTGATGTGTCAAAAACAGAGACTTTTAATGTTTGACAGACAAACTGCATTACCAATTGGAATTGTGACGTTTTAAAACGAGTGGGCATTTAGGCAGCAGAGGTTTTAAATTCATGATTCTGGACCATGACCCGTACTAAGGGAAcaaaagtcaggatatcttggtctctgttgcttttatttcaaCCATTCTTATTTATGAATACAAAGAATGAAATGAATCCATCCATCGTTTTTCAAAAGTTGTTAGTCTTGCTGTTCTGTCTCTGACCCCAGGCCACAGCTGGTGTGTCTGGACCTTAGTGACTGTGAGTTTCAGGACCAGCAGTCCCTGCTGAAGGCCTTGAGCACGCTCCCCTGCCTCAGGACGCTGGTGCTGGAGGGAAACCCCTTCACTCTTGCACCCTCCTACCCCGGTTTCACTGTGGACAGTCTCCCCCAGCTCACTTGTCTGGACGCCTTGTGGATCTCCCCTGAGGAAAGACATTGTTTTAGGGGCTTGGCCAAGAAGAGTGGTGAGACTTTGCTGTTAGTAGATCTGACTCCTGTGAATGTGGgcttgtttcatttaaattttctaAGAAAGAAGCTTTGTAATTTCATCCGTATGTACAGATCTGATAGTGGACCGGGCATCAGCCACAGTGAGAGTGGGCAGGATGATGGGAATCCCAGACCCATTGATGAGTGGGGATGAAAACGCTCCTGACTTCCCTGTTATCACCTACAGTTATTTTTCCACATACGAGTTCCTCAGTCATCAAACGGCTAACAGGGTGAAGTATCCTTCCTAcacttttccctctctttaCATGTCCGTAAGTATAATCGTCCAGAATGTCCGTGTGAGAAAATATTctaatcaaatgtgtttttgacacATGTAATCTTCTGACAGTtttagtaataacaataaatttACAAATCATATTTGTTTCACAAATTTGAAATTCCCTCATTAAAATTAGATTAGGATATACTATTAGATTAGACTAGTCTctacttttttgtcattgcagGGAGTAGCCTAAGTACCAGTTTAGCAACTATATTTGTTCACTGCTCACATGTGCGTTGAATACACATCACTTCTTTTATGTGCCTAGTTTTGTAAGAGTAtcttaaaatgaacataaaacactgtgGAATGTGAACAACTGAGTTGCGATAATGAGTAAAGTTGTGCAGAAACTATCTTGtgaaacattgtatttttttgtggtgcTGTTCACAGAAATTTGACAGTGAGTGTAAATTTGACGCTGCACACGTAACAGACGACTGCTTCAGTGATGCTGACCTACATTCAAACAGAACTTGTGCAAAAGAATCGTCCAGACCAGACACACAACACTTGGTGTATACTGAGGAAACCTGCCAGGATTTAGCGGATGGTAATAACACTTCCCTCCTTTGacgagttaaaaacaaaccctgGTGGAGCAATGCAGTTGTGCATACAGATTGatcaaaaatagaaataaaagcaGGTTGCCATTGCATGACATTCAGTGCAGTAGTATAAAAGGAGTTTAGAAATAATGCCAGTATGTTTGGATTCATCTAATTTAGTAATGTATCCTGTATAACTGAGATTAAGTCTTTCTtatcagtttcttttttcaaagattatgttttgggTACTATAGGCCAACTGAAGAGAAAGGGGatagaggggggaatgacacgcagcaaagcgCCGCAGGCCGGAGTTGAACCCAGGCCCGTTGCGCAAACCTCTGAACAGGGGCGCCCGcgccaccaactgagctatcaggGCGCCCTTTCTTATCAGCTTCTGTAAAATTTACACAACTGACGTCAGGGAAACAGCCAGCGGAGTTGTACACACCCCCTGAAACTGGATGACTACTCTGATTATTAATCATGTCTCAAGCCATTTTCTTAACTTTCCACTTAATCTGAGGTTTGTTTGTAGGGCAGAGCGGGGCATCTTGTCACACTTTTTCACAGTCACTCCTTTTCCaagttaattaaaataaatgattgtttaCAGATATCACATATTTTCACAAGAATGAACATGAATAAAAGTAGATGACTCATTTTTGCAATTGTGTAATTGATATTGAAGTATTAGGCAGTACTCCTTATGTCATATACTTGCACAGTGACATGTGAATAGCCTTTGTAGAGGTTTTTGGTTTAGGCATTAAAATGTACCGTTCTCTTGATATAGTTGAACATACTTATCAAAGTTGTATTAATTATATaatgcagtttagtttttttagaaaGTGCCTTCTGGTGTTGGAGATATAACCAGTGTGACATCTTAGCCCTGTGACAAGATGCCCTGCTCTCCCCTATATATCTAATATATCTGATATATTCTTTCAACAATGGGCCTCTGACTCGCCAAAAGCCagactgttttttgtgtctgtcaaactttcactttttctgatttctttttctaGTGTCAAGACACAGCACATCAAAGCTGCCATGGTCAGAGTGCATGGCCTTCAGTGACTCACAAACGTACATTGTTAGTGATCTGGGAGGCTTAAAGAGATTCTTCAATCGAGGACTTTATCTTACGATAGAGGAGGAAAAggtaaagaaaataatgtttatgtGGACAAAGGTTTAGATGCAGAATGTGCTCATATTCTGGCATTTGACGTGTTAGGTCCTGTCATGGCCTTCATCCTCTGAAGACATCCCGGTGGCCAAACCCAGCCTAActgtaaaagagaagaaaggcggtaaagagaaagaagtgagtTTGAACGTAATTCCCACTGAATCACAAACTGTAGTAGTCAACTTTAGAGAAATAAGGACTAAGGGTTTATAATGGATGAACACATATATTGAATAGACTCTTAGGGAAATCTTGGACTGTTCATTTCCAGATTGgggttaatatatatatatatataataaatatgaattataatataatacatatcaataaagtaaataataaagtattatctaatctaatcaatcCAAAAGTAATTACATgagaacagatttttttttaattataatttatcaTTTGACATAGTCTTAGGCTGACCAATAACCAGAAGGTTGCAAGCTTGATTTATGACATCAGtattgtaatttttcttttgGTTGATGGTAGtaaattttgacttttttaagaGAGCAGGTCAGGGTCTTTTTTATCATAAATGTATATTCTATTTCAGCCTTCCTTGCAATGTAGTTAACAGTaatataaattacttttttttacacacgCCATGGTGTATAGGTGCATTTTGCAGGGGATAACAGTTCTGTCAATATattaggatttatttattttttcaaaccctggacctctgcattgaGGCATAAGCCTCAACctatatgtgtgcctgctctaccccCTGGCCACCCCTGCCACACACTGTATCATGATTTGAATATGTATATTGGGGGCACACATTAGAAGTTCCATTAAGAGAGCTTGTCACGTCAGCTCTGAGTTAGGTACTGAAGGTTTGTTTGGACAGATAATATTAGACATCTAAATATCCTAATGTCACATATGTGGCATCTTCCTCAGTCTCCAATCAAATCTGGTTCCACCAAAGACaagtcaaaagacaaaaagaagaaatctgtCCCAGAGCTGGTCCAGGATGCTCCCATCAGAAGAGTCCTTGGCTCTGTCCACGTCCCCCTGCAAAGCCTggtcaaaagaagtcataagGTTGAGGTCCTCTGTGAACTTGCTGCTCTACACACTGAGTCTGAGATGGAAGCTAGACAAACAGCTGAAAAGGCAAGTTTACATGCTAAATAATCATTACCTGGTCCATTTCACAaaaatattattaggaaacCGCTTGCGTCAAAATTTCAAATTGTAAAACACTGAGACAGGATTTACATCTAGAAGAGTGATTTTAACTACAAAAGAGACTAGCATTATATGGGACAGCAAACATGATTCTCTATTATCAAACTGACATATTACATGTGGGATATGTTTTTCAATCATCTTTAGactctggggaaaaaaaacaaagaggacaAGGAATCCAAACAGAGAGGAGGCAGCAGTACTAAACAGAAGAATACAGCAGCTTCAAAAGgtactgtaactgtaaaactgagaAGAGAttattcatttgaaaatggttttgacatactaaataCTGTTAAATATGTCTAGAAGGGTGTTATTCTTAGGCTGGCCTATATAGCATATGTGGTTAATATATAGTAAGTATTTGGCAtccaatgtaaaaagaaaaattaaaaaggctGTGCTTTGATTTGTTAGTCAGTAAACTCTTTTCAGTCTGCTTAACATCCTAAATCATGTTTGATATCATCTTCTGTAGGTaagggaaaggaaaggaaagaatgTGAGGAGATGGATGTCCACACGGACAACTCCGACTCCATCCACCTGGAACTGGTGACCGTGGAGTTGAGTGTGGAGCTGGAGAAATGGCAGTCTGCATCTGAAGCTCTTCAACGTTTGCTCCCACACCAAAACTCCTAAAGCAAACAGccttgttttgtcttaaagCAACATTTGCAGCTACACAAGGTTTGCTTACTTATTTTCAGTCTGCGCTACTGTACATCATGGAACCATTTATCTCCAAACCGGTCCTGGCCAGGTTAGTTCAACTCAAGATGATGCAATTCTAATGAGCGCACTGCAACAAGCTGAACAGACATGTAGAAGTGCAGTCTAAAACATGCTGTCAAACCTTCCCTTTAATAGCAACTTTAATGAGTGTGCAGTGCACCCAGACATAAACATAGTGGCAATAGTGCTTTCAATCGAACAATCAATACAGAgaggtttcattttaaatgtatacataaatttaatttttttttatacagatatataaaacattttcaaagaaatgcctatgtatttcagtttcataaagaaattattttaatttcaaagaaatCTTTTGAAAAGGCCATTTCACTGAACTGAGGGGTTAAAGCAGGTGTGAAGCGCTTTAAGTTTCACCgcttcttttatttaacaatcACCCATCAGTTCATTTATGAAGACCATAAAAAAAGTTCCTAACGCCAAACAGCCCTGGGTTTCACTGCTCTACTCCAGGCAAGAGTGAGAAAATCTCTCCCCTGCGATTACTCTTCACAAAATTACACACCTATCGTCAAACCTTTAAGTACATACTGTAGTATTTCcaagcataaaaaaataaactatagcTCACCAATTGTTTGCGCAAACTGATATTTCTTTTCAATCAagtaatttacattttcaaataaaacacctTTCATGATACTATATTATCTTTGTGTCTTCCCAACACGCCGTGCAAACACTGAGGATattgataaattaaaatatgtgaAGATCATCGCTTCTCCCACAATAATACATCCACCTACAGGATCTCCTCATTCACACAAACCCAGGATATCAAACGTTTTTGCTCCAAAGTAATTTACAATTACAAATTGTAAACttctaatttgaaatgttttttgttttttttggatgtgtgaatttttggaaagagattGTGAGGAGACCATTCTCCCATAAAAGCCCTTATGGACTGGCATGGACAATAAAGACACTTGGCAAAAACAAGCACACGAAATGCACGCATACAAACCAAGACTTTAAAAGCACGGCGTAATCTAACATGATGTGCAAATATACTGATTGTGCGAACAAGGGTGGAAAAAGGCTTAAAAGGTCTGGTCATCATTACAGGAGTCGGTCCAGTGGCCAAAGACCTCACAGATATCGCAGTAGGACCGTTCTTCGCCCTTATTGCCGTGGTAGGTGGTGTGTGGAGGGGAGTCGGGCATCTGCATTTGTGTGGGACAGTCCTCAGTGTCATGGAGGTCGAAGCAGTCGCAGATGTCACAGAACAGCCTGGGAGGAGCCTTCTTCTTCACGGGTTCCTTGTCATGGCTgcagaaaaaattaaaaataaataaataaataaaatcagctgtgtgtgtaacaataaaaaaaacagttgtactgccacacagttgttttttttctgagaagTCTGAGAAAGTCTGCTATGAATGGAACTTACCTGTCATAGTTATCTAGCTCACTTGGATTATTCCCATTGAGAGCAGCAGCCGccattttttccaatttgtc includes:
- the LOC117944327 gene encoding leucine-rich repeat-containing protein 43-like isoform X1 yields the protein MSYSKQLLVDMSSNKLSAVLEEHIHRLCLNDFPCGHGTWRKTKDSTGGAKTEETDALLDLLSCPHSPWKHDESWSPQAPALRQLAVLTPERLHTDFIYNYFITFRIVDKNVTVIDDGLLKFSKLEELVLSANKISDIPAENLPSTLKILELRANHLSALNSLGNGLPPPLQYLGLGSNSLGYSDDVCYLTGRHWPQLVCLDLSDCEFQDQQSLLKALSTLPCLRTLVLEGNPFTLAPSYPGFTVDSLPQLTCLDALWISPEERHCFRGLAKKSDLIVDRASATVRVGRMMGIPDPLMSGDENAPDFPVITYSYFSTYEFLSHQTANRKFDSECKFDAAHVTDDCFSDADLHSNRTCAKESSRPDTQHLVYTEETCQDLADVSRHSTSKLPWSECMAFSDSQTYIVSDLGGLKRFFNRGLYLTIEEEKVLSWPSSSEDIPVAKPSLTVKEKKGGKEKESPIKSGSTKDKSKDKKKKSVPELVQDAPIRRVLGSVHVPLQSLVKRSHKVEVLCELAALHTESEMEARQTAEKTLGKKNKEDKESKQRGGSSTKQKNTAASKGKGKERKECEEMDVHTDNSDSIHLELVTVELSVELEKWQSASEALQRLLPHQNS
- the LOC117944327 gene encoding leucine-rich repeat-containing protein 43-like isoform X3 yields the protein MSYSKQLLVDMSSNKLSAVLEEHIHRLCLNDFPCGHGTWRKTKDSTGGAKTEETDALLDLLSCPHSPWKHDESWSPQAPALRQLAVLTPERLHTDFIYNYFITFRIVDKNVTVIDDGLLKFSKLEELVLSANKISDIPAENLPSTLKILELRANHLSALNSLGNGLPPPLQYLGLGSNSLGYSDDVCYLTGRHWPQLVCLDLSDCEFQDQQSLLKALSTLPCLRTLVLEGNPFTLAPSYPGFTVDSLPQLTCLDALWISPEERHCFRGLAKKSDLIVDRASATVRVGRMMGIPDPLMSGDENAPDFPVITYSYFSTYEFLSHQTANRKFDSECKFDAAHVTDDCFSDADLHSNRTCAKESSRPDTQHLVYTEETCQDLADVSRHSTSKLPWSECMAFSDSQTYIVSDLGGLKRFFNRGLYLTIEEEKVLSWPSSSEDIPVAKPSLTVKEKKGGKEKESPIKSGSTKDKSKDKKKKSVPELVQDAPIRRVLGSVHVPLQSLVKRSHKVEVLCELAALHTESEMEARQTAEKTLGKKNKEDKESKQRGGSSTKQKNTAASKGKGKERM
- the LOC117944327 gene encoding leucine-rich repeat-containing protein 43-like isoform X2 produces the protein MSYSKQLLVDMSSNKLSAVLEEHIHRLCLNDFPCGHGTWRKTKDSTGGAKTEETDALLDLLSCPHSPWKHDESWSPQAPALRQLAVLTPERLHTDFIYNYFITFRIVDKNVTVIDDGLLKFSKLEELVLSANKISDIPAENLPSTLKYLGLGSNSLGYSDDVCYLTGRHWPQLVCLDLSDCEFQDQQSLLKALSTLPCLRTLVLEGNPFTLAPSYPGFTVDSLPQLTCLDALWISPEERHCFRGLAKKSDLIVDRASATVRVGRMMGIPDPLMSGDENAPDFPVITYSYFSTYEFLSHQTANRKFDSECKFDAAHVTDDCFSDADLHSNRTCAKESSRPDTQHLVYTEETCQDLADVSRHSTSKLPWSECMAFSDSQTYIVSDLGGLKRFFNRGLYLTIEEEKVLSWPSSSEDIPVAKPSLTVKEKKGGKEKESPIKSGSTKDKSKDKKKKSVPELVQDAPIRRVLGSVHVPLQSLVKRSHKVEVLCELAALHTESEMEARQTAEKTLGKKNKEDKESKQRGGSSTKQKNTAASKGKGKERKECEEMDVHTDNSDSIHLELVTVELSVELEKWQSASEALQRLLPHQNS